The following proteins come from a genomic window of Nicotiana tomentosiformis chromosome 12, ASM39032v3, whole genome shotgun sequence:
- the LOC138903670 gene encoding protein WEAK CHLOROPLAST MOVEMENT UNDER BLUE LIGHT-like 3, with the protein MAKTSKIVPQKEKASSSRPFDDKAPMEPSVHDYVPGPSAPWMPQAVPDLEDWVRKLASTSSYAERAWRDLAKGVTRDAILRPSSGDEGNKSLVLEQGKEKKRRASSRPEDPKPKTRKVRRKIIALSIDSVQRLREEEEEDSSSALVVRPMKAVEVARAAEPMAAVPVGVGSEDLSLDRSTLSDLLGAMEMSHSPSLPSFSEEALKEARELKTPDIGAGSSAADPFKDCFTGVDDSSDIGDASLLLEEAQRFITRTIGRFRVDLSQCEAELWKVLGERDALRLLCSKKDEAIKDLQADLAKLQQKIEKMGLLREEVDQIRAECNQWKETIDHLAAEKETILTKLLSADVQLRNIKQKVSVQAKKINELETRLVEAKAEVESSKVLADKSIAVYRADAEAAQVEAREAAKTTDA; encoded by the exons ctgccccttggatgccacaagcggtgcctgacctcgaggattgggttcgaaagttagcctcgacttcatcctatgccgagcgcgcttggcgtgatttggcaaaag GTGTAACTAGGGATGCtattttgaggccttcgagcggtgatgAAGGAAACAAGTCCCTGGTCCTAGaacagggaaaagaaaagaagcgAAGGGCTTCCTCTCGGCCGGAGGACCCCAAGCCTAAAACTCGAAAGGTGAGGAGAAAAATCATTGCCCTTTCGatcgactcggtccaacgactgagggaggaagaagaagaagatagctcctcggctttggtagtccgacCTATGAAAGCAGTCGAGGTTGCTAGAGCTGCTGAGCCGATGGCGGCCGTGCCCGTTGGGGTTGGTTCTGAAGACCTAAGTCTCGATCGGAGTACTctgagtgatttgctcggggcaaTGGAAATGAgtcattcgccttctcttccgtctttttctgaggaggcgttgaagGAAGCTCGAGAGCTGAAGACTCCCGATATTGGTGCTGGCTCAAGTGCAGCGGATCCTTTTAAGGATTGTTTTACTGGTGTTGATGacagttccgatatcggtgatgcttctcttttgtTAGAGGAGGCTCAACGttttattactcgg ACCATCGGTAGGTTTCGAgttgatcttagccagtgtgaggccgaactCTGGAAGGTCCTAGGTGAAAGAGATGCCCTTCGGCTTCTTTGCAGcaaaaaggacgaggctataaaggatcttcaagcggatttggctaag ctgcagcaaaaaatcgagaagATGGGGTTACTTCGAGAGGAGGTCGATCAAATCCGAGCCGAATGCAACCAGTGGAAGGAGACCATTGACCACCTGGCAGCAgagaaagaaaccatcttaacaaagttATTATCAGCCGACGTTCAACTTCGAAACATCAAGCAAAAGGTGTCGGTTCAGGCTAAGAAAATCAATGAGCTTGAGACACGACTTgttgaggctaaggcggaggttgagtcgtcgaaagttttggcggataagtctattgctgtatatcgagctgatgctgaggccgctcaggtggaggcccgggaagcggcgaAGACTACCGATGCttga